In Phoenix dactylifera cultivar Barhee BC4 chromosome 1, palm_55x_up_171113_PBpolish2nd_filt_p, whole genome shotgun sequence, the genomic stretch TTTGGTGAGTGGGATGTTAATGACCCTGCTTCTGCAGAGGGATTCACTGTGATCTTCAATATGGCCAGAGATGAGAGGAAGACTGGTGGCAGCACACGAGGGCCAGACTCTCCTGGAAAGGAGGAGACAGCCTTTAAACATGGACCTTATGCTACCAAGCCAAATGTGAATGCTGTAAGTTCTTTTTTTGTATTCTAGATGATGCATTCAGTTTTAAGCCATTTGATCTTTGATTGTCTGTGAATACTGACAATCGTAAGATTGGATGCAACATCCAGGCTTTTCTATTTTGTGTCTTTATCCTAGTCATCTGTTATTTTCATCAGCTCCTCTGATTCTGCAGAAAAAATGGTTTTGCTGCATTCAAGCTAGTTCAGCAGAGTCTTGATTGTTCAAGGTTGTGTTGGTTTTGCAATATTTTCTGAAGGATCAAAGCCTTAGCTCAGGAAGCAGGTTCTGTTTGATTTTTCTTTGGAGTAGTTTGGTCAAGGTGAGGTGGTGTGAGAGTAGTGACACAGGCTGAGGATGGGAGAGCAAGGAATCGCCTTGTTTTGTATGTAGTTATATGAATGTATACTGGAGATATAATCAGAATCTGAGTTTCCctatttttgttatttgatCATTTTACTGGTGTTTCTGCTGTTATCAATTATGTTGGAAATCATCAATACAAATAAGCTTGAGTGATGTTTCTGCTGCACTTGTTCCTGCTGGATGAGAaacgttgatttttttttttctgttgttaTGTGTGCAAAATGGTGAGGCAGCTCTGATAGCCAGCAAAATCGCTGTTTACACATCCATGGATGACACTTGGTATGTCAGGAAAGCAAGCTGTAACAATGTAATATTTTATAAACAGGTGCCGTTGAACTATTTTAAAAATGCTAATGACCGATGATGCCTTCTATTGTTTCTATGTTTGCCTCACCCATGGTTGATCACTCATGCAGACAAATtttatatcctttttttttgttgaagaaaTATTACATCCTTCAATTCAGAGTCTAAGCTCAAAGTGTCTAATATATTCTATGCTAATTTAAAGCGAAGACATTTTTGTGAACTTGAATTTCTTACTagattttagtattttattcTAATGCTAGATTCGTGGTCGTGTGCGAAACCAAAATTGCTATCAAATTGCTtgaattatttttgattttcaCTAGTTTAGGGGTAATGGTATGCCAAAGAATGTTAGGGTTGGCGACAAATGGGAGAGAGTGAGGAAGAATGTTAGGACTGGTGACAAATGGGAGAGAAGGTGGGGAAGAACAGCA encodes the following:
- the LOC120103984 gene encoding protein NOI4-like, yielding MSQDKGRPLPKFGEWDVNDPASAEGFTVIFNMARDERKTGGSTRGPDSPGKEETAFKHGPYATKPNVNAKKWFCCIQASSAES